In one Hymenobacter sp. DG25B genomic region, the following are encoded:
- a CDS encoding ATP-dependent RecD-like DNA helicase yields MLHRFPCYALRKNPSVRDFFPYEPTQDQATLFFQLDEFLRDELPGRKVFVLRGYAGTGKTTVVSALVQWLYSRQRKYTLMAPTGRAAKVMGTYSGVAASTIHKKIYRQTSGTPSERLSFQRQPNRTADMLYIVDEASMISDEKAFGENGLLDDLMGYVFEKPTNRLLLIGDTAQLPPVGQLLSPALDPELLAHRFRATVSSVELRQVMRQAEASGILMNATTLREELREEHPNIQFHTKGYPDIFKMNGDKLEDGLRWAYKNYGHENTTIICRSNKNANQYNQFIRRILFDAEDEIESGDYLMVVRNNYFWLPKDSEIGFLANGDFVQVVKIIRRTEEFGFRFADARVRLVDYPDEPDIEVKLLLDTLHTESPALPADRSNALYQAINADYAHLEKKKDRAAGLRKDPFLNALQVKFAYALTCHKAQGGQWQAVFVDHGYLKEDMVNSEFARWLYTAVTRSSEQLFLLNFNPKMLAE; encoded by the coding sequence TTGTTGCATAGATTTCCCTGCTATGCTCTCCGTAAGAACCCCTCCGTCCGCGACTTTTTCCCCTATGAGCCCACGCAGGACCAGGCCACGCTGTTTTTTCAGCTGGATGAGTTTCTGCGCGATGAGCTGCCGGGCCGCAAGGTGTTTGTGCTTCGCGGCTACGCCGGCACCGGCAAAACCACCGTGGTAAGCGCCCTGGTGCAGTGGCTCTACAGCCGCCAGCGCAAGTATACCCTTATGGCGCCTACCGGCCGGGCGGCCAAGGTAATGGGCACTTATTCCGGCGTGGCAGCCAGCACCATTCACAAGAAAATATACCGCCAAACCAGCGGCACGCCTTCGGAGCGGCTTTCCTTCCAGCGCCAGCCCAACCGCACCGCCGATATGCTCTACATCGTGGACGAAGCCTCCATGATATCAGACGAAAAAGCCTTCGGCGAAAACGGTCTGCTGGATGATTTGATGGGCTACGTGTTCGAAAAGCCCACCAACCGCCTGCTGCTTATTGGCGATACGGCCCAGCTGCCGCCCGTGGGCCAGCTGCTGTCCCCGGCCTTGGACCCTGAGTTGCTGGCGCACCGCTTCCGGGCTACCGTCAGCTCCGTGGAGCTGCGCCAGGTGATGCGCCAGGCCGAGGCCTCGGGTATTCTGATGAACGCCACCACGTTGCGGGAAGAGCTACGGGAGGAGCATCCCAACATTCAGTTCCACACCAAAGGCTACCCCGATATCTTTAAGATGAACGGCGACAAGCTGGAGGATGGCCTGCGCTGGGCCTACAAAAACTACGGGCACGAAAACACCACCATCATCTGTCGTTCCAACAAGAACGCCAACCAGTACAACCAGTTTATCCGCCGTATTCTGTTTGATGCGGAAGATGAAATCGAATCCGGCGACTACCTGATGGTGGTGCGCAACAACTATTTCTGGCTGCCCAAGGACTCGGAAATTGGCTTTCTGGCCAACGGCGACTTTGTGCAGGTGGTCAAAATCATCCGGCGCACCGAGGAATTCGGCTTCCGGTTTGCCGATGCCCGCGTGCGGCTGGTAGACTACCCGGACGAGCCCGATATTGAAGTAAAGCTGCTGCTGGATACCCTGCACACGGAAAGCCCGGCCCTGCCCGCCGACCGCAGCAACGCCCTCTACCAGGCCATCAATGCCGACTACGCCCACCTGGAAAAGAAAAAGGACCGGGCCGCTGGTCTGCGTAAAGACCCCTTCCTGAATGCCCTGCAGGTGAAGTTTGCTTATGCGCTTACCTGCCACAAGGCGCAGGGCGGCCAGTGGCAGGCCGTTTTCGTAGACCACGGCTACCTGAAGGAAGATATGGTGAATTCTGAGTTTGCCCGCTGGCTGTATACCGCCGTCACCCGGTCCTCAGAGCAGCTGTTTCTGCTGAATTTCAACCCTAAAATGCTGGCGGAGTAA